From the Ostrinia nubilalis chromosome 8, ilOstNubi1.1, whole genome shotgun sequence genome, one window contains:
- the LOC135074247 gene encoding MYCBP-associated protein-like: MERRENIDIKEIIRMSDHIEPDHELLVWEKWIKIRQEETTRLGKLTKRPPADLTMNLLEKIREDKERKVALEHAQIKKKPSLRGGLWEQPLRLKQACFCQPVYEVQRTAAEKGTPAVIEHIGVPDFVQEKEKGLTGEPKRKPCVQLDADYVKYRKDREERLAKKIKRIDPFRPLIGELIVRGGKPKTPVKKLPPSPNITITEDGPYEPEITAVYAIRINNTIIYKDIPGQNLACLDKIKKESWHEECTSWTYYFKVPIKRAGRCKLYLKNLGTVTLRYCWKKLKKTIPFIPEDIYEQVFFFNKNEDVISPGQSKVFFFTFVSDKPGIFSEFWELSFCNICFFDTLADKIVVNLYADSIEDLESLHRKVNILKSRIDIKAVYNIVRDMVDDAVTKASTIEPQIYPYKKLFLESEMFLMKNPVCYYHQTEVMKMKDLYTEMVPGELWDLSITSWRAAMMDKLYDERMKYFELLRKSHSEMLKPWYEGESVLNQKYRAMKWLLGMMADKFDAEYERLLTVSGIRLPAESQSEILSESRLELDLDPRKVNLMRNLFYMYAYEHVVTTIEMCAGVLSSIDLNRWIEFDFCRF, encoded by the exons ATGGAGAGAAgggaaaatatcgacataaaagAGATTATCAGGATGAGCGATCACATCGAGCCAGATCACGAATTACTTGTTTGGGAAAAATGGATCAAAATTAGGCAAGAGGAAACTACGAGACTGGGAAAATTAACTAAGCGCCCTCCAGCCGATCTGACAATGAACCTTTTAGAGAAAATTCGTGAAGATAAAGAAAGGAAAGTTGCTTTAGAGCATGCTCAAATTAAAAAGAAGCCTTCGTTGAGAGGAGGTCTTTGGGAGCAACCTCTTAGATTAAAACAAGCATGTTTTTGTCAGCCCGTTTACGAAGTGCAGAGAACAGCGGCTGAAAAAGGAACACCAGCAGTAATTGAGCACATAGGTGTACCAGATTTTGTCCAGGAGAAAGAAAAGGGGTTAACTGGAGAGCCTAAACGCAAGCCGTGTGTGCAATTAGATGCAGATTACGTAAAGTACAGGAAAGATAGAGAAGAAAGACTCGCCAAGAAAATCAAGAGAATTGATCCTTTTAG ACCTCTCATTGGTGAACTGATAGTTCGTGGTGGAAAACCCAAGACTCCCGTGAAAAAACTTCCTCCGTCACCTAACATTACTATCACGGAAGATGGTCCATACGAGCCCGAGATTACGGCTGTCTACGCTATCAGGATTAACAATACCATAATTTACAAAGATATACCTGGACAGAATTTAGCATGTTTGgataaaataaagaaagagaGCTGGCATGAAGAATGTACCTCTTGGACGTACTATTTCAAAGTACCAATAAAAAGGGCTGGTCGTTGTAAGCTCTATTTGAAAAACTTAGGCACCGTCACACTTCGTTATTGCTGGAAGAAACTTAAGAAGACTATCCCATTTATACCAGAAGACATTTACGAGCAGGTATTTTTCTTCAACAAAAACGAAGATGTCATATCCCCTGGACAGAGCaaagtatttttctttacttttgTATCCGATAAACCTGGGATATTCAGCGAGTTTTGGGAACTCAGTTTCTGTAATATTTGTTTCTTCGATACCTTAGCTGATAAAATAGTTGTCAATTTGTACGCTGATTCCATCGAAGATCTAGAAAGCCTTCATAGAAAAGTTAATATACTTAAATCGAGAATTGATATCAAAGCGGTTTATAATATCGTTAGAGATATGGTCGACGATGCTGTGACAAAAGCCAGCACTATAGAGCCTCAAATATATCCATACAAGAAACTGTTTTTGGAGTCTGAAATGTTCTTGATGAAGAATCCAGTATGTTATTATCATCAGACAGAGGTGATGAAGATGAAAGATCTCTACACTGAAATGGTTCCAGGAGAACTTTGGGATTTGTCCATTACTTCGTGGAGGGCAGCAATGATGGATAAATTATATGATGAAAGGATGAAATACTTTGAGTTATTGAGGAAGTCTCATAGTGAGATGCTAAAGCCCTGGTATGAGGGTGAAAGTGTACTGAATCAGAAGTATAGAGCTATGAAGTGGTTGCTGGGAATGATGGCCGATAAGTTTGATGCGGAGTATGAGCGTTTGTTAACTGTCAGTGGAATTCGACTGCCAGCAGAAAGTCAGTCTGAGATCCTAAGTGAAAGCAGACTTGAGCTGGATTTGGATCCACGTAAAGTGAATTTAATGCGAAACCTTTTCTACATGTACGCGTATGAACACGTCGTCACGACCATCGAGATGTGTGCTGGCGTTTTGAGTAGCATAGATTTGAATAGATGGATCGAATTTGACTTTTGTCGCTTTTGA
- the LOC135074248 gene encoding carbonic anhydrase 1-like: MQIAVVVQTEEEETTAPKEEEKVVPPYGTVEWIYYWSEFEGHLPTPIDVSITGSLKYSCPELKWYNFDVYPHKVKMTNTGYTLLIGAKWKTERPYLEGGPFLSKHILSQIHFHWGPDMMDGSDHTIDKRRYPGEMQVTFFRSEYMTQEEALRHDDGVVMICYLIKYGVNPDDRLSWVIEGFPRVQEAQTSTRIGPYPMSRLLPMFFEDYFLYWGSLSTVRGEKFTVRWLVPRITLFASFDQMKAFRKLWDPWDEPNRGNNRPLQEREDRHVFFISPHWSQYNSLLPIPRVPEPSISVLSPAYEANYWMLPPQNAYMIPQPEEEKTEEEKKE, translated from the exons ATGCAGATAGCTGTGGTCGTACAAACAG AGGAGGAAGAAACAACAGCTCCGAAAGAAGAGGAAAAAGTTGTACCTCCATACGGAACCGTAGAATGGATATACTACTGGAGTGAGTTCGAGGGTCACCTTCCTACCCCCATAGATGTGTCCATCACGGGGTCCCTTAAATACTCCTGCCCTGAACTAAAGTGGTACAACTTTGATGTCTACCCTCATAAGGTCAAGATGACCAATACGGGATATACTC TTCTTATAGGAGCGAAATGGAAGACGGAGCGACCATATTTAGAAGGTGGACCATTTTTATCTAAACATATCCTATCACAAATCCATTTTCATTGGGGACCAGATATGATGGATGGGAGTGATCACACTATTGACAAGAGGAGGTATCCTGGGGAAATGCAA GTGACGTTCTTCAGGTCCGAATACATGACGCAAGAAGAAGCTTTGCGTCACGATGACGGGGTTGTAATGATTTGTTATTTAATCAAG TACGGTGTGAACCCAGACGACCGTCTCAGCTGGGTGATCGAAGGCTTCCCTCGGGTGCAAGAAGCCCAAACCAGCACTCGGATAGGCCCGTATCCGATGTCTCGTCTGCTGCCGATGTTCTTTGAAGACTACTTCTTGTATTGGGGCAGCCTGAGCACGGTCAGAGGAGAGAAGTTCACGGTCCGGTGGTTGGTGCCGAGAATAACATTGTTTGCTTCTTTTGACCAG ATGAAAGCCTTCCGAAAACTATGGGACCCATGGGACGAGCCGAATCGCGGCAACAACAGGCCATTGCAAGAACGCGAGGACCGCCACGTCTTCTTCATAAGCCCGCACTGGAGCCAGTACAACTCTTTGCTGCCTATCCCGAGGGTTCCAGAACCTTCCATATCGGTGCTGTCGCCAGCATACGAAGCTAACTACTGGATGCTCCCGCCACAGAACGCGTACATGATACCACAACCAGAGGAGGAAAAGACTGAGGAAGAGAAGAAAGAATGA